A single window of Nicotiana sylvestris chromosome 5, ASM39365v2, whole genome shotgun sequence DNA harbors:
- the LOC104233702 gene encoding uncharacterized protein isoform X3, with product MLYRSLFHQQPQLKFQRKNSTAAMKSAAISSTDFRSFSNLPSGQAPNLAHRRVAERLLLLPKPGASLPKKVGSSSNARSKTSVCYTISASYGDKESDSVSSNEYTSPAKALRKLLESPGIHQGPACFDALSAKLVERAGFDFCFTTGFGISATRLGVPDTGLISYGEMVAQGQEITQAVSIPVIGDGDNGYGNAMNVKRTVKGYIRAGFGGIILEDQVSPKACGHTRGRKVVSREEAIMRIKAAVDARKGSGSDIVIVARTDSRQAVSFEEALWRARALADAGADVLFIDALASVEEMKAFCDVYPLVPKMANMLEGGGKTPILTPIELEELGYKIVAYPLSLMGVSICAMQDALSAIKGGRIPSPGSMPSFEELKEILGFNTYYEEEKCYATTNSQLPSLKGDFSSRSNEYGVQPGIPADTEQRGQIPQNPVEVLIPEVYDKFSGEGAKGNFSGIWSRKLRVKITGRDGSEKLDIRIPAGFLEGITNIVPALVGVNIKALLDDATLEEGGKQLLDFQDTMGDRIQFSLYELPYICFT from the exons ATGCTCTATCGCTCTCTATTCCATCAACAACCACAGCTAAAGTTTCAGAGAAAAAACTCAACAGCAGCAATGAAATCCGCAGCAATTTCCAGCACAGATTTCAGAAGTTTCTCGAATCTTCCATCAGGCCAAGCTCCAAACTTAGCTCACCGGCGCGTAGCCGAGCGGCTCCTTTTACTGCCGAAGCCAGGCGCTTCACTCCCGAAAAAAGTAGGTAGCAGTAGTAATGCCAGAAGTAAAACATCTGTTTGCTACACAATCTCCGCTAGTTATGGAGATAAGGAATCGGATTCAGTTAGTTCGAATGAGTATACTTCTCCAGCGAAAGCACTCCGGAAACTTCTAGAATCGCCGGGAATTCATCAAGGCCCTGCTTGTTTTGATGCTCTCAGTGCTAAGCTTGTTGAGAGAGCCGGCTTTGATTTCTGCTTTACAACTG GTTTTGGAATATCTGCCACACGATTAGGAGTGCCAGATACAGGACTAATTTCTTATGGAGAGATGGTGGCTCAAGGTCAAGAGATCACACAAGCAGTGTCCATACCAGTAATTGGAGATGGAGATAATGGATATGGTAACGCCATGAATGTCAAGAGAACTGTGAAAGGATATATTAGAGCAGGTTTTGGAGGAATAATCCTCGAAGATCAG GTTTCTCCCAAAGCATGCGGTCATACACGTGGCAGGAAGGTCGTCTCTAGAGAGGAAGCAATAATGAGAATAAAAGCGGCTGTTGATGCTCGAAAGGGAAGTGGATCTGACATTGTGATTGTGGCACGTACTGATTCTCGTCAAgcagtctcttttgaggaagcacTTTGGCGGGCACGTGCTCTTGCTGATGCTGGAGCTGATGTTCTGTTCATTGATGCTCTTGCTTCCGTAGAAGAGATGAAAGCTTTCTGTGATGTCTATCCGCTGGTTCCGAAGATG GCAAATATGCTTGAAGGTGGTGGTAAAACGCCAATACTCACTCCTATTGAACTTGAGGAACTTGGATACAAAATTGTGGCATATCCACTTTCCTTGATGGGGGTATCAATATGTGCAATGCAG GATGCACTGTCTGCCATTAAAGGAGGTCGGATACCTTCACCTGGAAGCATGCCTTCATTTGAAGAGCTAAAAGAAATCCTAGGTTTCAATACCTACTATGAAGAAGAGAAGTGTTATGCAACAACAAACAGCCAACTTCCTTCTCTGAAAG GTGATTTCTCATCAAGAAGCAACGAGTATGGTGTTCAACCTGGCATCCCAGCTGATACAGAACAGAGGGGTCAAATACCACAGAACCCTGTTGAGGTACTGATTCCTGAGGTATATGACAAATTTTCTGGAGAGGGTGCAAAAGGAAATTTCTCAGGGATCTGGTCTCGGAAATTAAGAGTAAAAATTACTGGAAGAGATGGATCCGAAAAGCTAGATATCAGAATTCCT GCTGGATTTTTGGAAGGAATCACAAACATAGTTCCAG CATTGGTAGGTGTAAACATCAAGGCTCTGTTGGATGATGCAACTTTAGAAGAGGGAGGGAAACAGTTGTTGGATTTTCAGGATACAATGGGGGACAGAATTCAG TTTAGCTTGTACGAGCTCCCATATATTTGTTTCACCTAA
- the LOC104233702 gene encoding uncharacterized protein isoform X1: protein MLYRSLFHQQPQLKFQRKNSTAAMKSAAISSTDFRSFSNLPSGQAPNLAHRRVAERLLLLPKPGASLPKKVGSSSNARSKTSVCYTISASYGDKESDSVSSNEYTSPAKALRKLLESPGIHQGPACFDALSAKLVERAGFDFCFTTGFGISATRLGVPDTGLISYGEMVAQGQEITQAVSIPVIGDGDNGYGNAMNVKRTVKGYIRAGFGGIILEDQVSPKACGHTRGRKVVSREEAIMRIKAAVDARKGSGSDIVIVARTDSRQAVSFEEALWRARALADAGADVLFIDALASVEEMKAFCDVYPLVPKMANMLEGGGKTPILTPIELEELGYKIVAYPLSLMGVSICAMQDALSAIKGGRIPSPGSMPSFEELKEILGFNTYYEEEKCYATTNSQLPSLKGDFSSRSNEYGVQPGIPADTEQRGQIPQNPVEVLIPEVYDKFSGEGAKGNFSGIWSRKLRVKITGRDGSEKLDIRIPAGFLEGITNIVPALVGVNIKALLDDATLEEGGKQLLDFQDTMGDRIQLVRAPIYLFHLKEVKGQRRKGGVVSVTKLNPISQVS, encoded by the exons ATGCTCTATCGCTCTCTATTCCATCAACAACCACAGCTAAAGTTTCAGAGAAAAAACTCAACAGCAGCAATGAAATCCGCAGCAATTTCCAGCACAGATTTCAGAAGTTTCTCGAATCTTCCATCAGGCCAAGCTCCAAACTTAGCTCACCGGCGCGTAGCCGAGCGGCTCCTTTTACTGCCGAAGCCAGGCGCTTCACTCCCGAAAAAAGTAGGTAGCAGTAGTAATGCCAGAAGTAAAACATCTGTTTGCTACACAATCTCCGCTAGTTATGGAGATAAGGAATCGGATTCAGTTAGTTCGAATGAGTATACTTCTCCAGCGAAAGCACTCCGGAAACTTCTAGAATCGCCGGGAATTCATCAAGGCCCTGCTTGTTTTGATGCTCTCAGTGCTAAGCTTGTTGAGAGAGCCGGCTTTGATTTCTGCTTTACAACTG GTTTTGGAATATCTGCCACACGATTAGGAGTGCCAGATACAGGACTAATTTCTTATGGAGAGATGGTGGCTCAAGGTCAAGAGATCACACAAGCAGTGTCCATACCAGTAATTGGAGATGGAGATAATGGATATGGTAACGCCATGAATGTCAAGAGAACTGTGAAAGGATATATTAGAGCAGGTTTTGGAGGAATAATCCTCGAAGATCAG GTTTCTCCCAAAGCATGCGGTCATACACGTGGCAGGAAGGTCGTCTCTAGAGAGGAAGCAATAATGAGAATAAAAGCGGCTGTTGATGCTCGAAAGGGAAGTGGATCTGACATTGTGATTGTGGCACGTACTGATTCTCGTCAAgcagtctcttttgaggaagcacTTTGGCGGGCACGTGCTCTTGCTGATGCTGGAGCTGATGTTCTGTTCATTGATGCTCTTGCTTCCGTAGAAGAGATGAAAGCTTTCTGTGATGTCTATCCGCTGGTTCCGAAGATG GCAAATATGCTTGAAGGTGGTGGTAAAACGCCAATACTCACTCCTATTGAACTTGAGGAACTTGGATACAAAATTGTGGCATATCCACTTTCCTTGATGGGGGTATCAATATGTGCAATGCAG GATGCACTGTCTGCCATTAAAGGAGGTCGGATACCTTCACCTGGAAGCATGCCTTCATTTGAAGAGCTAAAAGAAATCCTAGGTTTCAATACCTACTATGAAGAAGAGAAGTGTTATGCAACAACAAACAGCCAACTTCCTTCTCTGAAAG GTGATTTCTCATCAAGAAGCAACGAGTATGGTGTTCAACCTGGCATCCCAGCTGATACAGAACAGAGGGGTCAAATACCACAGAACCCTGTTGAGGTACTGATTCCTGAGGTATATGACAAATTTTCTGGAGAGGGTGCAAAAGGAAATTTCTCAGGGATCTGGTCTCGGAAATTAAGAGTAAAAATTACTGGAAGAGATGGATCCGAAAAGCTAGATATCAGAATTCCT GCTGGATTTTTGGAAGGAATCACAAACATAGTTCCAG CATTGGTAGGTGTAAACATCAAGGCTCTGTTGGATGATGCAACTTTAGAAGAGGGAGGGAAACAGTTGTTGGATTTTCAGGATACAATGGGGGACAGAATTCAG CTTGTACGAGCTCCCATATATTTGTTTCACCTAAAAGAAGTGAAAGGTCAAAGGAGGAAAGGTGGTGTCGTATCAGTGACGAAGCTGAATCCTATATCTCAAGTGTCTTGA
- the LOC104233702 gene encoding uncharacterized protein isoform X2 produces MLYRSLFHQQPQLKFQRKNSTAAMKSAAISSTDFRSFSNLPSGQAPNLAHRRVAERLLLLPKPGASLPKKVGSSSNARSKTSVCYTISASYGDKESDSVSSNEYTSPAKALRKLLESPGIHQGPACFDALSAKLVERAGFDFCFTTGFGISATRLGVPDTGLISYGEMVAQGQEITQAVSIPVIGDGDNGYGNAMNVKRTVKGYIRAGFGGIILEDQVSPKACGHTRGRKVVSREEAIMRIKAAVDARKGSGSDIVIVARTDSRQAVSFEEALWRARALADAGADVLFIDALASVEEMKAFCDVYPLVPKMANMLEGGGKTPILTPIELEELGYKIVAYPLSLMGVSICAMQDALSAIKGGRIPSPGSMPSFEELKEILGFNTYYEEEKCYATTNSQLPSLKGDFSSRSNEYGVQPGIPADTEQRGQIPQNPVEVLIPEVYDKFSGEGAKGNFSGIWSRKLRVKITGRDGSEKLDIRIPAGFLEGITNIVPALVGVNIKALLDDATLEEGGKQLLDFQDTMGDRIQIGEVMLMIASLPLDSPFFLALI; encoded by the exons ATGCTCTATCGCTCTCTATTCCATCAACAACCACAGCTAAAGTTTCAGAGAAAAAACTCAACAGCAGCAATGAAATCCGCAGCAATTTCCAGCACAGATTTCAGAAGTTTCTCGAATCTTCCATCAGGCCAAGCTCCAAACTTAGCTCACCGGCGCGTAGCCGAGCGGCTCCTTTTACTGCCGAAGCCAGGCGCTTCACTCCCGAAAAAAGTAGGTAGCAGTAGTAATGCCAGAAGTAAAACATCTGTTTGCTACACAATCTCCGCTAGTTATGGAGATAAGGAATCGGATTCAGTTAGTTCGAATGAGTATACTTCTCCAGCGAAAGCACTCCGGAAACTTCTAGAATCGCCGGGAATTCATCAAGGCCCTGCTTGTTTTGATGCTCTCAGTGCTAAGCTTGTTGAGAGAGCCGGCTTTGATTTCTGCTTTACAACTG GTTTTGGAATATCTGCCACACGATTAGGAGTGCCAGATACAGGACTAATTTCTTATGGAGAGATGGTGGCTCAAGGTCAAGAGATCACACAAGCAGTGTCCATACCAGTAATTGGAGATGGAGATAATGGATATGGTAACGCCATGAATGTCAAGAGAACTGTGAAAGGATATATTAGAGCAGGTTTTGGAGGAATAATCCTCGAAGATCAG GTTTCTCCCAAAGCATGCGGTCATACACGTGGCAGGAAGGTCGTCTCTAGAGAGGAAGCAATAATGAGAATAAAAGCGGCTGTTGATGCTCGAAAGGGAAGTGGATCTGACATTGTGATTGTGGCACGTACTGATTCTCGTCAAgcagtctcttttgaggaagcacTTTGGCGGGCACGTGCTCTTGCTGATGCTGGAGCTGATGTTCTGTTCATTGATGCTCTTGCTTCCGTAGAAGAGATGAAAGCTTTCTGTGATGTCTATCCGCTGGTTCCGAAGATG GCAAATATGCTTGAAGGTGGTGGTAAAACGCCAATACTCACTCCTATTGAACTTGAGGAACTTGGATACAAAATTGTGGCATATCCACTTTCCTTGATGGGGGTATCAATATGTGCAATGCAG GATGCACTGTCTGCCATTAAAGGAGGTCGGATACCTTCACCTGGAAGCATGCCTTCATTTGAAGAGCTAAAAGAAATCCTAGGTTTCAATACCTACTATGAAGAAGAGAAGTGTTATGCAACAACAAACAGCCAACTTCCTTCTCTGAAAG GTGATTTCTCATCAAGAAGCAACGAGTATGGTGTTCAACCTGGCATCCCAGCTGATACAGAACAGAGGGGTCAAATACCACAGAACCCTGTTGAGGTACTGATTCCTGAGGTATATGACAAATTTTCTGGAGAGGGTGCAAAAGGAAATTTCTCAGGGATCTGGTCTCGGAAATTAAGAGTAAAAATTACTGGAAGAGATGGATCCGAAAAGCTAGATATCAGAATTCCT GCTGGATTTTTGGAAGGAATCACAAACATAGTTCCAG CATTGGTAGGTGTAAACATCAAGGCTCTGTTGGATGATGCAACTTTAGAAGAGGGAGGGAAACAGTTGTTGGATTTTCAGGATACAATGGGGGACAGAATTCAG ATTGGGGAGGTGATGTTGATGATCGCAAGTCTACCACTGGATTCGCCATTTTTCTTGGCTTTAATTTGA